A genomic window from Quercus lobata isolate SW786 chromosome 10, ValleyOak3.0 Primary Assembly, whole genome shotgun sequence includes:
- the LOC115962495 gene encoding mitochondrial import inner membrane translocase subunit TIM14-3-like yields MALEAPLAVGATVAAAALGGRYMIVAWQAFKTYLSAPRVRRFYHGGFEQVMTKREAALILGVRESAVMEKIKDAHRRVMVANHPDAGGSHYLASKINEAKDILTGKTRGGSSAF; encoded by the exons ATGGCATTG GAAGCTCCTCTAGCAGTAGGTGCTACTGTGGCAGCTGCAGCTTTAGGGGGTAGATACATGATTGTAGCATGGCAAGCATTCAAAACTTACCTTTCAGCTCCCCGTGTTCGAAGATTTTATCATGGTGGGTTTGAGCAGGTCATGACTAAACGAGAAGCAGCATTAATTCTTGGAGTCAG GGAAAGCGCTGtgatggaaaagattaaggacGCTCATAGAAGAGTAATGGTGGCAAATCACCCGGACGCCGGTGGAAGCCATTATCTTGCATCCAAGATAAATGAAGCCAAGGATATCTTGACGGGTAAGACTAGGGGAGGAAGCTCAGCATTTTAG